The Ammospiza nelsoni isolate bAmmNel1 chromosome 27, bAmmNel1.pri, whole genome shotgun sequence genome contains a region encoding:
- the LOC132084756 gene encoding heterogeneous nuclear ribonucleoprotein M-like — translation MAAAAASQNAPGKMEPPPAAAAAAAAAPPAPNGAAGAGGPPPKSEGERPTPNEKKKEKGMKRGGNRFEPYANPAKRYRAFITNIPFDVKWQSLKDLVKEKVGEVTYVELLMDAEGKSREAREAQSVDVQRL, via the exons atggcggcggccgcggcctCGCAAAACGCCCCCGGGAAAATGGAGCCGCccccggcggcggccgcggcggcggcggcggctccgccaGCTCCCAACGGGGCGGCCGGCGCGGGGGGGCCGCCTCCTAAGAG TGAAGGCGAGCGCCCGACCCccaatgagaagaagaaggagaaggggatgAAGAGGGGAGGGAATCGCTTCGAGCCCTACGCCAACCCCGCCAAGCGGTACCGAGCCTTCATCACCAACATCCCCTTCGACGTCAAGTGGCAGTCCCTGAAGGACCTGGTCAAAGAGAAAG TTGGTGAGGTAACATACGTGGAGCTCTTAATGGACGCTGAAGGAAAGTCAAGG GAGGCCAGGGAGGCTCAGAGTGTGGATGTGCAGCGGCTCTAG
- the HNRNPM gene encoding heterogeneous nuclear ribonucleoprotein M isoform X1, whose product MEESMKKAAEVLNKHSLGGRPLKVKEDPDGEHARRAMQKVMAAGGMGIGPGPGGPGMINIPPSILNNPNIPNEIIHALQAGRLGSTVFVANLDYKVGWKKLKEVFSMAGVVVRADILEDKDGKSRGIGTVTFEQAIEAVQAISMFNGQLLFDRPMHVKMDERAFPKGDFFPPERPQQLPHGLGGIGMGLGPGGQPIDANHINKGMGMGNMRPGGMGMEGMGFGMNKMGGMEGPFGGMENIGRFPAGMNMGRMSEMDRAMGGGFEREFGRNEMGMSRSFGEPLERGIGGGNASIPGIERMAPGIERMGSGIERLPAGMGHGMERVGSDIDRMGLVLDRMGSNVERMGSGMERMAPLGIDHLAPNLERMGPGMERMGPGMERMGSGIGFGIERMGAAIERVGGAMDRMGTGVERMGAGMDRMGIGLERMVPAGMGAGMGQVIERMPAGLERIGGPPMDRIGIERMGAAPMDRMGLERIGATNMERMGPPMGQGMGAGMERMGLPMGGNFERPMDMERGNFAGNFAGSLGGAGGPAPGVARKACQIFVRNLPFDFTWKMLKDKFNECGHVLYADIKMENGKSKGCGVVRFESPEVAERACRMMNGLQLRGREIDVRIDRNA is encoded by the exons ATGGAGGAGAGCATGAAGAAGGCTGCTGAAGTTCTGAACAAGCACAGTCTTGGTGGGAGACCCCTGAAAGTGAAAGAA GACCCCGACGGGGAGCACGCCAGGAGGGCCATGCAGAAGGtgatggcagcaggagggatgggcATCGGGCctggccctggtggccctggcatGATCAACATCCCCCCCAGCATCCTGAACAACCCCAACATCCCCAACGAGATCATCCACGCCCTGCAGGCCGGCCGCCTCGGCAGCACCGTCTTCGTGGCCAAC CTGGACTACAAGGTGGGCTGGAAGAAGCTGAAGGAGGTGTTCAGCATGGCCGGGGTGGTGGTGCGGGCCGACATCCTGGAGGACAAGGACGGCAAGAGCCGCGGCATCGGCACCGTCACCTTCGAGCAGGCCATCGAGGCCGTGCAGGCCATCT CCATGTTCAATGGGCAGCTGCTCTTTGACAGACCCATGCACGTCAAAATG GATGAACGAGCCTTCCCCAAGGGAGATTTCTTCCCTCCAGAGCGACCCCAACAACTCCCTC aTGGTCTTGGTGGTATTGGCATGGGATTAGGACCTGGAGGTCAACCTATTGATGCAAATCATATAAACAAAGGCATGGGAATGGGCAACATGAGACCTGGAG gaatgggaatggaaggCATGGGCTTTGGAATGAATAAAATGGGAG GAATGGAAGGTCCCTTTGGTGGCATGGAGAACATCGGCCGCTTCCCCGCCGGGATGAACATGGGCAGGATGAGCG AGATGGATCGAGCCATGGGAGGAGGATTTGAGAGGGAGTTTGGAAGAAATGAGATGGGAATGTCCCGGAgttttggagagcccctggagagGGGAATAG GTGGTGGCAACGCCAGCATCCCCGGCATCGAGAGGATGGCGCCTGGCATCGAGCGCATGGGCTCGGGCATCGAGCGGCTCCCGGCGGGCATGGGGCACGGCATGGAGCGGGTGGGCTCGGACATAGACAGGATGGGGCTGGTGCTGGACCGCATGGGCTCCAACGTGGAGCGCATGGGCTCGGGCATGGAGCGCATGGCCCCGCTGGGCATCGACCACCTGGCGCCCAACCTGGAGCGCATGGGGCCGGGCATGGAGCGCATGGGGCCGGGCATGGAGCGCATGGGCTCCGGCATCGGCTTCGGCATCGAGCGCATGGGCGCCGCCATCGAGCGCGTGGGCGGCGCCATGGACAGGATGGGCACGGGCGTGGAGCGCATGGGGGCGGGCATGGATAGGATGGGCATCGGCCTGGAGCGCATGGTGCCCGCCGGCATGGGCGCGGGCATGGGGCAGGTGATAGAGAGGATGCCCGCGGGGCTGGAGCGCATCGGGGGCCCGCCCATGGACAGGATCGGGATAGAGAGGATGGGAGCCGCCCCCATGGACAGGATGGGCCTGGAGCGCATCGGGGCCACCAACATGGAGAGGATGGGGCCGCCCATGGGGCAGGGCATGGGGGCGGGCATGGAGCGCATGGGGCTGCCCATGGGCGGCAACTTCGAGCGGCCCATGGACATGGAGCGGGGCAACTTCGCAGGGAATTTTGCAGGGTccctgggaggagctggaggccCTGCGCCCGGCGTGGCCCGGAAAGCCTGTCAGATATTTGTGAGAAAT CTGCCTTTTGATTTTACATGGAAAATGCTGAAAGATAAATTCAATGAATGTG GCCACGTGCTCTATGCTGACATCAAGATGGAGAACGGCAAGTCCAAGGGCTGCGGCGTGGTGCGCTTCGAGTCGCCCGAGGTGGCGGAGCGCGCGTGCCGCATGATGAACGGGCTGCAGCTGCGCGGCCGCGAGATCGACGTGCGGATCGACCGCAACGCCTAg
- the HNRNPM gene encoding heterogeneous nuclear ribonucleoprotein M isoform X2: protein MEESMKKAAEVLNKHSLGGRPLKVKEDPDGEHARRAMQKVMAAGGMGIGPGPGGPGMINIPPSILNNPNIPNEIIHALQAGRLGSTVFVANLDYKVGWKKLKEVFSMAGVVVRADILEDKDGKSRGIGTVTFEQAIEAVQAISMFNGQLLFDRPMHVKMDERAFPKGDFFPPERPQQLPRMGMEGMGFGMNKMGGMEGPFGGMENIGRFPAGMNMGRMSEMDRAMGGGFEREFGRNEMGMSRSFGEPLERGIGGGNASIPGIERMAPGIERMGSGIERLPAGMGHGMERVGSDIDRMGLVLDRMGSNVERMGSGMERMAPLGIDHLAPNLERMGPGMERMGPGMERMGSGIGFGIERMGAAIERVGGAMDRMGTGVERMGAGMDRMGIGLERMVPAGMGAGMGQVIERMPAGLERIGGPPMDRIGIERMGAAPMDRMGLERIGATNMERMGPPMGQGMGAGMERMGLPMGGNFERPMDMERGNFAGNFAGSLGGAGGPAPGVARKACQIFVRNLPFDFTWKMLKDKFNECGHVLYADIKMENGKSKGCGVVRFESPEVAERACRMMNGLQLRGREIDVRIDRNA from the exons ATGGAGGAGAGCATGAAGAAGGCTGCTGAAGTTCTGAACAAGCACAGTCTTGGTGGGAGACCCCTGAAAGTGAAAGAA GACCCCGACGGGGAGCACGCCAGGAGGGCCATGCAGAAGGtgatggcagcaggagggatgggcATCGGGCctggccctggtggccctggcatGATCAACATCCCCCCCAGCATCCTGAACAACCCCAACATCCCCAACGAGATCATCCACGCCCTGCAGGCCGGCCGCCTCGGCAGCACCGTCTTCGTGGCCAAC CTGGACTACAAGGTGGGCTGGAAGAAGCTGAAGGAGGTGTTCAGCATGGCCGGGGTGGTGGTGCGGGCCGACATCCTGGAGGACAAGGACGGCAAGAGCCGCGGCATCGGCACCGTCACCTTCGAGCAGGCCATCGAGGCCGTGCAGGCCATCT CCATGTTCAATGGGCAGCTGCTCTTTGACAGACCCATGCACGTCAAAATG GATGAACGAGCCTTCCCCAAGGGAGATTTCTTCCCTCCAGAGCGACCCCAACAACTCCCTC gaatgggaatggaaggCATGGGCTTTGGAATGAATAAAATGGGAG GAATGGAAGGTCCCTTTGGTGGCATGGAGAACATCGGCCGCTTCCCCGCCGGGATGAACATGGGCAGGATGAGCG AGATGGATCGAGCCATGGGAGGAGGATTTGAGAGGGAGTTTGGAAGAAATGAGATGGGAATGTCCCGGAgttttggagagcccctggagagGGGAATAG GTGGTGGCAACGCCAGCATCCCCGGCATCGAGAGGATGGCGCCTGGCATCGAGCGCATGGGCTCGGGCATCGAGCGGCTCCCGGCGGGCATGGGGCACGGCATGGAGCGGGTGGGCTCGGACATAGACAGGATGGGGCTGGTGCTGGACCGCATGGGCTCCAACGTGGAGCGCATGGGCTCGGGCATGGAGCGCATGGCCCCGCTGGGCATCGACCACCTGGCGCCCAACCTGGAGCGCATGGGGCCGGGCATGGAGCGCATGGGGCCGGGCATGGAGCGCATGGGCTCCGGCATCGGCTTCGGCATCGAGCGCATGGGCGCCGCCATCGAGCGCGTGGGCGGCGCCATGGACAGGATGGGCACGGGCGTGGAGCGCATGGGGGCGGGCATGGATAGGATGGGCATCGGCCTGGAGCGCATGGTGCCCGCCGGCATGGGCGCGGGCATGGGGCAGGTGATAGAGAGGATGCCCGCGGGGCTGGAGCGCATCGGGGGCCCGCCCATGGACAGGATCGGGATAGAGAGGATGGGAGCCGCCCCCATGGACAGGATGGGCCTGGAGCGCATCGGGGCCACCAACATGGAGAGGATGGGGCCGCCCATGGGGCAGGGCATGGGGGCGGGCATGGAGCGCATGGGGCTGCCCATGGGCGGCAACTTCGAGCGGCCCATGGACATGGAGCGGGGCAACTTCGCAGGGAATTTTGCAGGGTccctgggaggagctggaggccCTGCGCCCGGCGTGGCCCGGAAAGCCTGTCAGATATTTGTGAGAAAT CTGCCTTTTGATTTTACATGGAAAATGCTGAAAGATAAATTCAATGAATGTG GCCACGTGCTCTATGCTGACATCAAGATGGAGAACGGCAAGTCCAAGGGCTGCGGCGTGGTGCGCTTCGAGTCGCCCGAGGTGGCGGAGCGCGCGTGCCGCATGATGAACGGGCTGCAGCTGCGCGGCCGCGAGATCGACGTGCGGATCGACCGCAACGCCTAg